The DNA window ATCCTCGTGGGTTTGTCATTATTAAAAATTTACTTCTCGACCCAAATAACGGTGCATTAACCTCCCTTTCTGAAGTCAGCGCCTGTGGTCATCGAGTTGTTCATGGTGGTGATAGTTTTGGTGGTTCCATGCCTATTGATGATGAGCTTGAACAGGGTATTGAGGCAGTTTTTGAGTTGGCACCCCTTCACAATCCACCGAACCTTACCGGCATCCAGCAAGCTCGAGCAATGTTTGGAGACATTCCCCAAATGGCTTGTTTTGATACCGCTTTTCATCAATCGATCCCAGAAAAAGCTTATCGCTATGCACTTCCAGAGGAGCTGTATATCGACCACAAGATCAGACGTTATGGCTTTCATGGAATGTCTCATCAATTTGTGGCCAGACAAGCAGCCAAGATGTTGGGGAAACACAAGTATTCTGTGAATCTGATCACTTGTCATCTGGGTAATGGCTCTTCAATCGCAGCGATCAGGGATGGTCATTCCATCGATACCAGTATGGGCTTGACCCCTCTTGAGGGTCTGGTCATGGGTACCCGCAGTGGCGATCTGGATCCTGGAATCATTTTTTACCTCCACCGCAAGGGTTATGACACCAACAGCCTGGATACCTTGCTAAACAAAAAGTCCGGCCTCCTGGGTATCTCAGGCAGCTCAAATGATGTCCGTGATCTGGAATTGAAAGCAGATGGTGGTGATGACAAGGCTGCTCTGGCTTTGGATATCTTCGCCTACCGGATCAAGAAATATATTGGAGCCTACATGGCCGTTTTAAACCGGGTTGATGCCATCATTTTTACAGGCGGCATTGGCGAAAATGGCGTTGCCATGCGTTCGCGGATCCTGGCTGATATGGATCAACAGGGCATCATTATTGATGATACCAGAAATGTCCTTCACAAGGGAGAACCTGGTGAAATTCAAGCAGCTACTTCCAGGATAAAGGTCATGGTCATTCCCACTAATGAAGAACTGGCCATCGCCCGTGATACTTATACCATGACGACTAATTTACATTCGTAGAGACGTAAATTGTTACGTCTCTATTACTATTATTAACCCCAGTTTTTGATTCTCCCTACTGCCTGTGCAGGCCAGGAGAACCAAGTAAAAAAGGAGAATTATCATGTCAACCTTAGATCGAATCAAAAATGTCTGCGTTGAATTATTAAAGATAGAAGCCGGCAGGGTTCAGGAAAACTCCCGTTTTGTGGAAGATCTGGGCGCTGATTCCATGCAATCCATTGAGCTTGTGGCTTCTTTTGAAGAAGAGTTCGACATTGAGATGGATGAAGATGCTGCCCTGGGCGTGAAAACAGTGGGTGACGCTGTACGTTTTATTGATAAGGTAATGGCAGAGGGCTAATCCGGTATGAACCAGCCTGAACTACTCCACGGATCTCATATTGATAAGAGCAGCTTCATACCGCTCTATATACAGGTTCGGGATATCCTGAAAGATTTGATCAACACAAGGAAACTGCAGTCAGGCGATCAACTTCCCAGCGAAAATGAACTTTCAGCGACTTTCAATATCAGTCGCATGACCGTAAGACAGGCCATCCAGGAACTCCTTCGGGAAGGATTCATTACTATTCGGCGCGGCGAGGGTACTTTTGTAAGCTCGGTTCCCCATACTCAGATGCTGCTCAAGCTGGAAGGCTTTTCATCTGAAATGGCCAAGCTGGGCTATCGTAATCACTCCAGGGTTTTGGATATCCAAAAAATTGCTTCTTTTGATTCATTTGAGATGGCTTATTCCGGCTTGCAAAAACCTCCTGGAGAACCCCTGATCCAGATTCGTCGTGTGCGGTATGTGGAAGATACTCCCTTTGCCCTGGAAACCTCATACCTCTCATATCGCATTGGCGAAGGGCTGCTGGATCCCCGTATGGATGATGACATGTCCATTTACAACTACATTGAACAGGAACTCCACATCCGTTTATCCAGAGCGGATCATGTGATCCAACCCGACCTGGCTGATGAAGAAGTTGCCCATCATCTGGATATCAACGTCGGTCGCCCCATCTTGAAACTGCATGGCACGACCTTTTCCATGACCAACAAACCCATCGAATATTTAGAAGGTATTTATCGGGGCGATAAGTATGAGCTTAAAGTCGTAATTACCAAATAGGAAAGCATTTTATGAGTAAGCAGAATTTTTTTCACCTAACCCCTGAAGCCATTAATATCCTGAAAAAAAACGGCTGTTGGTCAAGACACTGGGAAAAGGTGAAGGTCTCCAGGGGTTTTGACCCAACCCGGATCGCCGGAACCATCTTTCGTGGTAAAGTTCGGATCGGATCGCTGGATGGTCACTTCATCCCCAGGGATGGCATTCGCCGCTACGCCGGTATTTTTGATGCCAACCTCCATAATGTCACCATTGGTGATAACTGCCACATCTCAAATATCAACGGCTGGCTTTCCAACTTAGTCCTTGAAAAGAATGTCCTGATAGAGGATGTAGGGTCCATTGTCTGCCAGGGTGAAACTGCTTTTGGAAATGGTCACAGCATTGAGGTTCTGAATGAAGGCGGCGGTCGGAAATTAAAGATCACTGAGATGACCAGCGCCCAAACTGCATATCTCTCGACCTTGTACCGGCATGATCCTGACCTGATCAAAGCCCTGGATGACATTGCTGACAAGTATGCTGACAGTGTTCGCTCCGAGTGGGCTACCATTGGTGAGGGAGTCAAGATATTTCATTGTCAGAATTTCGTGAATGTAAATATCGGCCCAGGCGCCATTTTGCGTGGTGTTCAGAATCTGAAGGAAGGAACTGTTGCCTCTGCCCTGGATGCTTCCACTTTTATTGGTGATGGGGTCATTGCCAAAGATTTCATTATTCAAAAGGGCGCTCATGTTACGGATGGAGCCATTTTAAATGGTACCCTTATTGGGGAAGGAACCAAGATCGGGAAACAATTCTCGGCTGAGAACTCTGTTCTATTCTCCAATTCTGAGGGTTTTCATTCTGAGGTCTGCTCTATTTTTGGGGGACCCTATTCCGTCACCCATCATCGATCCACCTTGCTCATTGCCGGTATGTTCTCCTTTTTCAATGCCGGGAGCGGGACCAATCAATCCAACCACATGTATAAACTGGGACCACTGCATCAGGGCATCCTGGAACGGGGGTGCAAAACGGGATCGTCATCTTATCTGCTTTGGCCTTCCAGAGTGGGTGCTTTTTCAGCCATCATGGGGAAACATTATGCCAATTTTGACTCCTCGGATTTCCCCTTCTCCTATGTAAACGAAGATGATGGTAAATCAACATTGGTTCCCGGTATGAACTTCTTTACTGTCGGTACTATGCGGGATGGTCTTAAATGGCCCACACGAGATAGTCGTACAAATACAGATAAACTGGATCAACTGATCTTCAATGTTCTATCTCCCTATACTGCCCAAAAAATGATCAAAGGTCAGGGTATCCTGCTGGATCTTTATGCTGAAGCAGAAAGAGGTCAGGAATATGTGAATCATCAGGGAATCCTAATCAAAAGACTGTTGCTTAAAACCTGTAGCCGTTATTACCGCATGGCTCTGGAAAAATATTTTGGTGACGTGCTAACCGCCAGGCTGCAAGAGAAACCTCTTTCTAAACTGAGTAAATTGATCACGCCTCCTGACACAGCCACTAACGGCGACGCTCTCTGGATTGACATCTCTGGTCTACTTTGCGCCAAACCTCGCATGGACAGCTTGCTGGATACCTTAAAGACCGGCACAACTGCAGACAGTGACTCTCTGCTGCAACAATTTGAATCGATCCATGCCTGCTATGCTGATGATGAATGGAGCTGGGTGCTTCAGGCTTTACCAACAGTCTATGGCTTTGAATCATCTGAACTCACCGTCGATGATCTAAAAACGGTGCTGGAAAAATGGAAGATATCTTCAAACAAGTTGCTGAATATGGTTGAAATGGATGCCTCCAAGGAATTTGAAGGCAACGTTCGCACTGGATTTGGTATTGATGGTTTTCAAGATGAGGATTTTGAGGCTGTCAGGGGTTCTTTTGAGGCCAACTCTTTTAAACAACAATTGGATGACATGCGCCAAAAGATCGAGGATGATCTGGAGCAGAGTCTTGTCATCCTGAATAAACTTTAAAGCGGAGTTAAAATGAGACTTATTATTCAAACCGATTATGATCGTTTAAGCAAGTGGACTGCTAATTACATAGCCAAAAGCATTAATGATTTTGGACCCACAAAAGAAAAACCATATGTCCTTGGATTACCTACTGGCTCCTCACCTGTCGGTACCTATAAGGAGATCGTGACCCTGGTACAAGCCGGTAAGGTTTCTTTTGAACATGTGATTACCTTTAATATGGATGAATATGTAAGCATTCGTGAGGGTCACCCGGAAAGCTACCACTCATTTATGCGCCAGAACTTGTTCAACCACATCGGGATACCAGAAGAGAACATCAATATCCTTGATGGAAATGCCAAAGATCTGCAGGCCGAGTGTGATTCCTTCGAAAAAAAGATAAAAGCCGTGGGAGGCATCAAGCTTTTCCTAGGGGGTATTGGACCTGACGGTCACATCGCATTTAATGAACCGGGATCTTCTTTGCATTCACGAACTCGTATAAAAACATTGACTTATGATACACGTATCGCAAATTCCCGTTTTTTCGGGAACGACATTGAATCCGTTCCGAGGCTAGCTTTGACCGTGGGTGTTGGTACTGTGACTGATTCAGAAGAGGTTGTGTTGATCGTCAATGGGCATTCAAAAGCCCGGGCACTATACAAGATGATCGAAGAGGGTGTCAACCACATGTGGACCTCTTCAGCCCTGCAATTACATCCCAAATCTATGGTTGTTTGTGATGAAGATGCCACCTACGAGCTGAAACATGGAACCTATAATTATTTCAGAGATATTGAGCAGGACAATCTGGAGCCCTTTGAAGTATAATCAAACGATCTAATCAATTGTAGAGACGTAATGCATTGCGTCTCTACAGCCACAAATCATATTTTAAAATCCTCTAATCCATCACGGTTCTGTATCAAAAATTTTATGAGCTCAGGTGCTGTTTTTCCCGCGCTGAGAGGAAACCGATAGACCGGAATGTTTTCTCTTGCCAGAGCCTCTTTCATGTTAGCTCCAACTGCACGAGACAACATCGCATCGACTCCTTTCAAGGGTGCCAGGTAACGTTGATGATTTTCAATCTCCGTTTCATTGTTCTCTTCGTGATAGTGCTCATGCTCATGGTCTTTGGCATGTTCGTTTGAAGCTAGCTTTAGCAGCGTGAACTGCTCATCAATAATTTCAAAAATAGCAAACCAGGGGGCGTGACCCATTCTTTTAGCCACCTTCAACT is part of the Candidatus Neomarinimicrobiota bacterium genome and encodes:
- a CDS encoding acetate kinase; this encodes MKILVFNCGSSSIKFKLFQMPEETVLAEGALERVGSKDASATLKTPGGSIETKLAIADYPRGFVIIKNLLLDPNNGALTSLSEVSACGHRVVHGGDSFGGSMPIDDELEQGIEAVFELAPLHNPPNLTGIQQARAMFGDIPQMACFDTAFHQSIPEKAYRYALPEELYIDHKIRRYGFHGMSHQFVARQAAKMLGKHKYSVNLITCHLGNGSSIAAIRDGHSIDTSMGLTPLEGLVMGTRSGDLDPGIIFYLHRKGYDTNSLDTLLNKKSGLLGISGSSNDVRDLELKADGGDDKAALALDIFAYRIKKYIGAYMAVLNRVDAIIFTGGIGENGVAMRSRILADMDQQGIIIDDTRNVLHKGEPGEIQAATSRIKVMVIPTNEELAIARDTYTMTTNLHS
- the acpP gene encoding acyl carrier protein, which codes for MSTLDRIKNVCVELLKIEAGRVQENSRFVEDLGADSMQSIELVASFEEEFDIEMDEDAALGVKTVGDAVRFIDKVMAEG
- a CDS encoding GntR family transcriptional regulator; the protein is MNQPELLHGSHIDKSSFIPLYIQVRDILKDLINTRKLQSGDQLPSENELSATFNISRMTVRQAIQELLREGFITIRRGEGTFVSSVPHTQMLLKLEGFSSEMAKLGYRNHSRVLDIQKIASFDSFEMAYSGLQKPPGEPLIQIRRVRYVEDTPFALETSYLSYRIGEGLLDPRMDDDMSIYNYIEQELHIRLSRADHVIQPDLADEEVAHHLDINVGRPILKLHGTTFSMTNKPIEYLEGIYRGDKYELKVVITK
- a CDS encoding DUF4954 family protein is translated as MSKQNFFHLTPEAINILKKNGCWSRHWEKVKVSRGFDPTRIAGTIFRGKVRIGSLDGHFIPRDGIRRYAGIFDANLHNVTIGDNCHISNINGWLSNLVLEKNVLIEDVGSIVCQGETAFGNGHSIEVLNEGGGRKLKITEMTSAQTAYLSTLYRHDPDLIKALDDIADKYADSVRSEWATIGEGVKIFHCQNFVNVNIGPGAILRGVQNLKEGTVASALDASTFIGDGVIAKDFIIQKGAHVTDGAILNGTLIGEGTKIGKQFSAENSVLFSNSEGFHSEVCSIFGGPYSVTHHRSTLLIAGMFSFFNAGSGTNQSNHMYKLGPLHQGILERGCKTGSSSYLLWPSRVGAFSAIMGKHYANFDSSDFPFSYVNEDDGKSTLVPGMNFFTVGTMRDGLKWPTRDSRTNTDKLDQLIFNVLSPYTAQKMIKGQGILLDLYAEAERGQEYVNHQGILIKRLLLKTCSRYYRMALEKYFGDVLTARLQEKPLSKLSKLITPPDTATNGDALWIDISGLLCAKPRMDSLLDTLKTGTTADSDSLLQQFESIHACYADDEWSWVLQALPTVYGFESSELTVDDLKTVLEKWKISSNKLLNMVEMDASKEFEGNVRTGFGIDGFQDEDFEAVRGSFEANSFKQQLDDMRQKIEDDLEQSLVILNKL
- the nagB gene encoding glucosamine-6-phosphate deaminase translates to MRLIIQTDYDRLSKWTANYIAKSINDFGPTKEKPYVLGLPTGSSPVGTYKEIVTLVQAGKVSFEHVITFNMDEYVSIREGHPESYHSFMRQNLFNHIGIPEENINILDGNAKDLQAECDSFEKKIKAVGGIKLFLGGIGPDGHIAFNEPGSSLHSRTRIKTLTYDTRIANSRFFGNDIESVPRLALTVGVGTVTDSEEVVLIVNGHSKARALYKMIEEGVNHMWTSSALQLHPKSMVVCDEDATYELKHGTYNYFRDIEQDNLEPFEV
- a CDS encoding NifB/NifX family molybdenum-iron cluster-binding protein; this encodes MKIAIAVESAELKVAKRMGHAPWFAIFEIIDEQFTLLKLASNEHAKDHEHEHYHEENNETEIENHQRYLAPLKGVDAMLSRAVGANMKEALARENIPVYRFPLSAGKTAPELIKFLIQNRDGLEDFKI